The genomic window AAACGAATCTGGATGAGGCTTTTGTGTGCAGAGGCATCCATGAGAAGAGTACAAAAGGAATGGTCCATTCTCAGCCTTTGCTGAGGGGTAAGAATAGGGGTCTAAACTGAACACAAGTGGTTTCAGAGGATCCTTTTGAATAAAAGGTCAAAAGATAAGGAGAGCCAAGGTCTCCTCTCACACAAGAAGGAGGGAGAGGtgcagggagagagaaagaagtctGACTGGCTTTCTGTCCTGCACCATTGATTCAATGGAGATTGGCGAGGGAAGTGGGGAAAGGGGCAAAGGATGTGAAGGAAAAAGGTAGACATCTATGCATTTCATTTATAACAAGTAATAGAAATCAAAGACTTTAAGGAAATTTAAGACCAATCAGAATAATTTGGcaactttaattcttcagaagATCAAAGTTCCCTCCAAACCTAATTTGATGGTTTATTACTAAAAGCAAAGACCAGTATGGTGCAGTATTACTCCAAAGGAATTAAAGGAACATCTTCAGGGAAGATTTGCCCACATTCATTTTATGAATGGatcaccccccctccccccaccttgaAATGTTTTAGGGAGGTACTGCTACCATTACATGGTTCGTTATTAAGTTTGAAAAGTGCCTGAAAGTTTGGGCACCAGAAAGACACCCCAACAACATGTGTCTAAACTTTGACTTCAGGTTAATATGACTAAAGCAGTTACATTGTGAGAAGTGCTGACGGTGTGTGATGTCTTTCCTGGCACAGGGGTGGCTTTGGTTCTTCACCAGATGGTGTAGCCACCATCCGAACCACCCACGAAGAAGTTCCCCTTCCGCTGAGTTACTAGCACGTTGGCCCCTTGCATAACAGCAAGCTGAGCAGCATTGGGGGGGCAACCAGGGGGTGGAGGCTGGAAGTAAAGAACAAGGTTGAATGGGCACAGAGAAACTGGTGCAGGGAAAACAGAGCCCCAGGGGAAATCAGGAGGAAGGCCCACCAGGAAAAATGGCAATTCTGATGATGGGGCTGGCCAATGTATTCCTTATTGGCGCCAGTTTGGGttc from Macrotis lagotis isolate mMagLag1 chromosome 2, bilby.v1.9.chrom.fasta, whole genome shotgun sequence includes these protein-coding regions:
- the DAZAP2 gene encoding DAZ-associated protein 2 isoform X2, with product MNSKGQYPTQPTYPVQPPGNPVYPQTMHLPQVPPYTDAPPAYSELYRPNFVHPGTATVPTMSAAYPGASLFLPMGQSMAVGPVGSAVPLAYYPLGHVYPPASTPWLPPQCCSACCYARGQRASNSAEGELLRGWFGWWLHHLVKNQSHPCARKDITHRQHFSQCNCFSHINLKSKFRHMLLGCLSGAQTFRHFSNLITNHVMVAVPP